A window of the Vigna angularis cultivar LongXiaoDou No.4 chromosome 3, ASM1680809v1, whole genome shotgun sequence genome harbors these coding sequences:
- the LOC108326650 gene encoding multiple organellar RNA editing factor 2, chloroplastic isoform X1 encodes MARAISSSCARFTMRLLSTSTFTATLPKHSSLSLPSRRFLFPLSHAIVPPSTRVAGIRCRVNKAGDSAYSPLNSGSSSFSDRPPTEMAPLFPGCDYNHWLIVMDKPGGEGATKQQMIDCYIQTLAKVLDSEEEAKKKIYNVSCSRYFGFGCEIDEETSNKLEGLPGVLFVLPDSYVDPENKDYGGEDLMLFVWCLFNYLWILFCENKTLFLFVYFLNYVIMMVHAEKTRFKL; translated from the exons ATGGCAAGAGCCATTTCCTCATCCTGTGCACGGTTCACCATGCGTCTTCTCTCCACCAGCACCTTCACCGCTACATTACCCAAACACTCATCACTTTCACTCCCTTCGCGTCGTTTCCTTTTCCCTCTCTCCCATGCCATCGTCCCTCCCTCCACTCGCGTTGCCGGGATCCGCTGCCGTGTCAACAAAGCTGGCGACTCCGCCTACTCGCCTCTCAACTCCGGATCTTCGTCCTTCAGCGACCGCCCTCCCACCGAGATGGCGCCCCTTTTCCCCGGCTGCGACTACAACCACTGGCTCATTGTGATGGACAAGCCTGGTGGTGAGGGCGCCACCAAGCAGCAGATGATTGATTGCTACATCCAAACCCTTGCCAAAGTTTTAGACAGCGAAGAAGAAGCTAAGAAGAAGATTTACAATGTTTCCTGCTCGAGGTACTTTGGTTTCGGCTGTGAGATTGACGAGGAAACCTCTAATAAGTTAGAAG GGTTGCCTGGAGTTTTGTTTGTGCTGCCGGATTCTTATGTCGATCCGGAAAACAAGGACTATGGCGGTGAGGATTTAATGCTCTTCGTTTGGTGTCTTTTTAACTACTTATGgatattattttgtgaaaataagactttatttttgtttgtttattttctcAACTATGTTATAATGATGGTCCATGCTGAAAAAACAAGGTTTAAGTTGTGA